A stretch of the Nitratireductor thuwali genome encodes the following:
- a CDS encoding phage portal protein, with amino-acid sequence MNWPWTWRPGGNGAPAERKQASMGGFVALHREAEAIWTRKDYASLAREGFMKNPAAHRGVRMIAEAAAAIPWLAYEDAAELRSHPLLDLLERPNQRQAGAGFMETLYGHLLLSGNAYVELVEAGAGARELHLLRPDRVTVLADAAGWPVALEHRAGNAKRRVSLEEDGNGLHLALFHPLDDHYGFAPLAAALMALDIHNAAGRWNKALLDNSARPSGALVYAPKEGGNLSDDQFDRLKVELEQGYSGATRAGRPLLLEGGLDWKAMSLSPKDMDFMQAKNGAARDIALALGVPPMLLGIPGDNTYANYQEANRAFYRLTVLPLVGRIAKELGGFLSHRFGEDLRLWFDLDQVEGLSAEREALWKRVGEADFLTDEEKREAVGYGVPGRG; translated from the coding sequence TTGAATTGGCCCTGGACCTGGCGTCCGGGAGGGAACGGCGCGCCGGCGGAACGCAAGCAGGCCTCCATGGGAGGCTTCGTGGCGCTCCACCGGGAAGCCGAAGCGATATGGACGCGCAAGGATTACGCCTCGCTGGCGCGCGAAGGGTTCATGAAAAACCCCGCCGCCCATCGCGGCGTGCGCATGATCGCGGAAGCGGCCGCCGCCATTCCGTGGCTGGCCTATGAGGACGCGGCGGAACTGCGGTCGCATCCGCTTTTGGACCTGCTCGAGCGGCCCAACCAGCGGCAGGCGGGCGCGGGTTTCATGGAGACGCTCTACGGGCATCTGCTGCTTTCCGGCAACGCCTATGTGGAACTGGTGGAGGCGGGCGCGGGGGCGCGGGAGCTGCATCTTTTGAGGCCGGACCGGGTGACCGTGCTGGCCGATGCGGCCGGCTGGCCGGTGGCGCTGGAGCACCGGGCGGGGAATGCCAAGCGGCGGGTCTCGCTGGAGGAAGACGGCAACGGGCTGCACCTGGCGCTGTTCCATCCGCTCGACGACCATTACGGCTTCGCGCCGCTGGCCGCGGCGCTGATGGCGCTCGACATCCACAACGCGGCCGGCCGCTGGAACAAGGCGCTGCTCGACAATTCGGCCCGGCCTTCCGGCGCGCTCGTCTATGCGCCCAAGGAGGGCGGCAATCTTTCCGACGACCAGTTCGACCGGCTGAAGGTGGAACTGGAGCAGGGCTATTCCGGCGCGACCCGCGCCGGCCGGCCGCTGCTTCTGGAAGGCGGCCTCGACTGGAAGGCGATGAGCCTCAGCCCCAAGGACATGGACTTCATGCAGGCCAAGAACGGAGCCGCGCGCGACATCGCGCTGGCGCTCGGCGTGCCGCCCATGCTTCTGGGCATTCCCGGCGACAACACCTACGCCAACTACCAGGAGGCCAACCGGGCGTTCTACCGCCTGACCGTGCTGCCGCTGGTGGGTCGTATCGCCAAGGAACTGGGCGGGTTCCTGAGCCACCGTTTCGGCGAAGACCTGCGGCTGTGGTTCGACCTCGACCAGGTGGAGGGGCTGTCGGCCGAACGCGAGGCGCTGTGGAAGCGCGTGGGCGAGGCGGATTTCCTCACCGACGAGGAGAAGCGCGAGGCGGTGGGTTACGGCGTGCCGGGGCGGGGTTAG
- a CDS encoding RNase A-like domain-containing protein: MAIEAQLAEQVAWYRFLFAARRLERALKYNPNWQSQPRVPAGRPDGGRWTDGSGRAESGTEGEIVRLVQAEAGQGYRIDLLDEEAAGGHAIRSHVGRSPESLLARVRGEHYFGFIFEIRRKRDGSFPTVAAANRLVNATLSRNRSVVEAVAGGELGRAFVTAEFRSKTGIEAYGYGEHAAPRLRDTYGVGVLIAHDPNTHRRFRVVAA; the protein is encoded by the coding sequence ATGGCGATCGAGGCGCAGCTTGCCGAGCAGGTTGCCTGGTATCGCTTCCTCTTCGCCGCCCGGCGGCTGGAGCGGGCGCTCAAATACAATCCGAACTGGCAATCGCAGCCGCGCGTGCCGGCGGGTCGGCCGGATGGCGGGCGATGGACGGATGGGAGTGGCCGCGCGGAAAGCGGGACTGAGGGCGAGATTGTGCGACTCGTCCAAGCGGAGGCGGGTCAAGGCTACAGGATCGATCTTTTGGACGAGGAAGCGGCTGGCGGACACGCAATACGGAGCCATGTGGGCCGAAGCCCCGAATCGCTGCTTGCGCGTGTTCGCGGGGAGCACTACTTCGGGTTTATATTCGAGATACGCCGCAAGCGTGACGGGTCGTTCCCCACAGTGGCAGCAGCGAACAGGTTGGTCAACGCTACCCTCTCACGTAATCGCTCGGTAGTAGAGGCAGTTGCAGGTGGCGAACTTGGCAGAGCATTTGTCACGGCGGAATTCCGATCGAAGACCGGCATTGAAGCCTACGGATACGGGGAGCATGCTGCACCTCGCTTGCGCGATACCTATGGCGTCGGCGTGCTTATCGCTCACGATCCCAACACGCACCGCAGATTCCGCGTAGTTGCAGCCTAA
- a CDS encoding DUF6107 family protein translates to MNGLSEAAALWLAKAVGAVAGSAISIAYILPDGRREAAIRFGVGVVCGVVFGGAAGLKIAVELGIADRLTPGEVMLMGSAAASLCAWGGIGFVMRLLSGAAGRQTINTSERPRTEQSRIERR, encoded by the coding sequence ATGAACGGACTTTCGGAGGCGGCCGCGCTGTGGCTGGCCAAGGCCGTCGGCGCGGTCGCCGGCTCGGCGATTTCCATCGCCTATATCCTGCCCGACGGCAGGCGCGAGGCGGCGATACGCTTCGGCGTGGGTGTGGTCTGCGGCGTGGTGTTCGGCGGTGCGGCCGGGCTCAAGATCGCCGTCGAGCTGGGCATAGCCGACAGGCTGACGCCCGGCGAGGTGATGCTGATGGGTTCGGCCGCGGCCAGCCTGTGCGCCTGGGGCGGCATCGGCTTTGTCATGAGGCTCCTGTCCGGCGCGGCCGGGCGGCAGACGATCAATACTTCCGAACGACCCAGAACAGAGCAATCAAGGATAGAGCGGCGATGA
- a CDS encoding HK97 family phage prohead protease — protein sequence MNKASAGPGERKLAGLDLEHVRADGSFSGYASLFGQMDLGRDIVERGAFAASIAKRGAAGIRMLFQHDPSQPIGTWREVREDERGLFVRGQLATGVAKAREVLELMRSGGLDGLSIGFKTVKAVNDQKGRVRRIREADLWEISIVTFPMLPDARVEQVKGRSGTGLPSPREFERWLTRDAGLTRSEAKTVIAKGFAHLMRERDAAPGSPERLVATIRQATRLLTDRN from the coding sequence ATGAACAAGGCTTCCGCAGGGCCCGGCGAGCGCAAGCTCGCCGGGCTGGACCTGGAGCATGTGAGGGCCGACGGCAGCTTTTCGGGCTATGCCAGCCTTTTCGGGCAGATGGATCTGGGGCGCGATATCGTGGAGCGGGGCGCTTTCGCCGCTTCCATTGCCAAACGCGGCGCGGCCGGCATCCGAATGCTGTTCCAGCACGACCCAAGCCAGCCCATCGGCACCTGGCGCGAGGTTCGCGAGGACGAGCGCGGACTGTTCGTGCGCGGCCAGCTCGCCACCGGCGTCGCCAAGGCGCGCGAGGTGCTGGAACTGATGCGAAGCGGCGGGCTGGACGGGCTGTCCATCGGCTTCAAGACCGTGAAGGCGGTGAACGACCAGAAGGGCAGGGTGCGCCGCATCCGGGAGGCCGATCTGTGGGAAATCTCCATCGTCACCTTTCCGATGCTCCCCGACGCCCGGGTCGAGCAGGTGAAGGGGCGGAGCGGGACAGGGCTGCCAAGCCCCCGGGAATTCGAGCGCTGGCTGACGCGGGATGCGGGGCTGACGCGAAGCGAAGCCAAGACGGTGATCGCCAAGGGCTTCGCACACCTGATGCGCGAGCGGGACGCCGCGCCGGGATCGCCAGAACGCCTGGTGGCGACCATCCGCCAGGCAACGAGACTCCTGACCGATAGGAACTGA
- a CDS encoding phage major capsid protein, producing MNAMKNTHGLEVKSAADDDMAGAFQEFMSTFEIFKENNERRIKEIETRSAADPVTSEKVDRISRALDEQKQVIDKIALKKARPALGRDGVSLVAQMEHKQAFESYVRCGDERGLRALEEKSMSYGSGQDGGFLVPEETEAAIGKRLSSLSPIRSIASVRQVSSAVLKKPFAIGGPAVGWVGETAARPETASSTLDELQFPTAELYAMPAATAALLEDSVVDLDAWIAGEIETAFAEQEGAAFINGDGTNKPRGFLDYAQVEDGSWSWGNVGYLPTGVDGALPATGESDILIDTVYALKAGYRQNANWVMNRRTQATLRKLKDADGNYMWQPPASPGSRAMLMGFPVVEAEDMPDIANDATAIAFGDFGRGYLVVDRTGVRVLRDPYSAKPYVLFYTTKRVGGGIQDFEAIKLLKFGES from the coding sequence ATGAACGCAATGAAGAACACCCACGGACTGGAAGTGAAATCGGCTGCCGACGACGACATGGCTGGCGCCTTCCAGGAATTCATGTCCACCTTCGAGATATTCAAGGAAAACAACGAGCGGCGCATCAAGGAGATCGAGACGCGCTCGGCGGCCGATCCGGTGACTTCGGAAAAGGTCGACCGCATCTCCCGTGCGCTCGACGAGCAGAAGCAGGTCATCGACAAGATCGCGCTGAAAAAGGCGCGGCCGGCGCTGGGGCGCGACGGCGTGAGCCTGGTCGCCCAGATGGAGCACAAGCAGGCCTTCGAAAGCTATGTGCGCTGTGGCGACGAGCGCGGCCTGCGCGCGCTGGAGGAAAAGTCCATGTCCTACGGCTCCGGCCAGGACGGCGGCTTTCTGGTGCCCGAGGAAACCGAGGCGGCGATCGGCAAGCGGCTGTCGAGCCTTTCGCCGATCCGCTCCATCGCCAGCGTGCGGCAGGTCTCGTCGGCCGTGCTGAAGAAGCCCTTCGCCATCGGCGGGCCGGCTGTCGGCTGGGTGGGTGAAACGGCGGCGCGGCCCGAAACCGCCTCTAGCACGCTGGACGAGCTGCAGTTTCCGACCGCCGAGCTCTATGCCATGCCGGCGGCGACGGCGGCGCTGCTGGAAGACAGCGTGGTCGACCTCGACGCCTGGATCGCAGGCGAGATCGAGACGGCCTTCGCCGAACAGGAAGGAGCTGCCTTCATCAACGGCGACGGGACCAACAAGCCGCGCGGCTTTCTCGACTATGCGCAGGTGGAGGACGGCTCGTGGAGCTGGGGCAATGTCGGATACCTGCCGACGGGCGTCGACGGCGCGCTGCCGGCTACGGGCGAATCCGACATCCTGATCGACACCGTCTATGCGCTGAAGGCCGGTTATCGCCAGAACGCCAATTGGGTGATGAACCGCCGGACCCAGGCCACGCTCCGCAAGCTGAAGGATGCCGACGGCAATTACATGTGGCAGCCGCCCGCCTCGCCGGGCAGCCGCGCCATGCTGATGGGTTTCCCCGTCGTGGAAGCCGAGGACATGCCGGATATCGCCAACGATGCCACCGCCATCGCGTTTGGCGATTTCGGCCGGGGTTATCTGGTGGTGGACCGCACCGGCGTGCGCGTGCTGCGCGACCCGTATTCGGCCAAGCCCTATGTGCTGTTCTACACCACCAAGCGCGTGGGCGGCGGCATCCAGGACTTCGAGGCGATCAAGCTTCTGAAGTTCGGCGAGAGCTGA
- a CDS encoding head-tail connector protein yields the protein MTLFRTVAPAAEPLTLAEAKAHMRVAHAVEDDLIAGLIRAAREEVERATGLALINQSWRLVLDGWPKGGTVLFRRGPVREVLSVTVFGADGGASLIAAETYQADTISDPARLHLEDRPPPGTALNGIEIDFTAGYGEAGTDVPDLLKRALLMLVAHWYEFRGIYGADSQPVSLPESYLRLIAAHKGPRLR from the coding sequence ATGACCCTTTTTCGAACGGTCGCGCCGGCGGCCGAGCCGCTGACGCTTGCCGAGGCGAAGGCGCATATGCGCGTGGCCCATGCCGTCGAGGACGATCTTATCGCGGGGCTGATCCGGGCGGCGCGCGAAGAAGTGGAGCGCGCGACGGGGCTGGCCCTGATCAACCAGTCGTGGCGGCTGGTGCTGGACGGCTGGCCGAAGGGCGGGACGGTGCTTTTTCGGCGCGGACCGGTGCGCGAGGTGCTGTCGGTTACGGTATTCGGCGCCGATGGCGGCGCATCGCTGATCGCGGCGGAAACCTATCAGGCCGACACGATTTCCGACCCCGCCCGCCTGCATCTGGAGGACAGGCCGCCGCCCGGAACGGCCCTGAACGGGATCGAGATCGACTTCACCGCCGGCTATGGCGAGGCGGGAACGGACGTGCCGGATCTGTTGAAGCGGGCGCTCTTGATGCTCGTCGCCCATTGGTACGAGTTTCGCGGCATCTATGGCGCCGACAGCCAGCCCGTTTCGCTTCCCGAAAGCTATTTGCGGCTGATTGCCGCCCACAAGGGGCCGAGGCTGCGATGA
- a CDS encoding phage head closure protein, translating to MRGAFIDPGRLRHELLLQQATVADDGAGGHSETWTEVAPVFAQIEPFGARSFFGAGQDMEEATHRVIIRHRGDVRSGMRFLRAGRILHIVRIHDIDETGRYLACHVREEGR from the coding sequence ATGAGAGGCGCGTTCATCGACCCCGGTCGGCTGCGCCACGAGCTGTTGCTTCAGCAAGCGACGGTCGCGGATGACGGCGCGGGCGGACACAGCGAGACGTGGACGGAAGTCGCCCCGGTCTTCGCGCAGATAGAACCTTTCGGCGCGCGCAGCTTCTTCGGCGCCGGCCAGGACATGGAGGAAGCCACGCACCGGGTGATCATCCGCCATCGCGGCGATGTTCGCAGCGGCATGCGCTTCCTCAGAGCCGGACGTATCCTGCACATCGTCCGCATTCACGACATCGACGAGACGGGGCGCTATCTCGCCTGCCATGTGCGCGAGGAGGGACGATGA
- a CDS encoding DUF3168 domain-containing protein, with translation MIASLELQKAVYAALSADPDLLQALGAAKLFDITPASVDFPYITFGRASTYDWSTGTEEGSEHLFTLNIWSKRRGRSEALELMERVRALLHDGALNLTGYALVNLRLEFSDMRFDEDLAVYHGLMRFRAVLEPAA, from the coding sequence ATGATCGCGAGCCTTGAATTGCAGAAGGCGGTCTATGCAGCGCTGAGCGCCGACCCCGATCTGCTGCAGGCGCTGGGGGCGGCGAAGCTGTTCGACATCACGCCGGCCAGCGTGGATTTTCCCTACATCACCTTCGGCCGCGCCAGCACCTATGACTGGAGCACGGGCACGGAGGAGGGCAGCGAGCACCTGTTCACGCTGAACATCTGGTCGAAACGGCGCGGCAGGAGCGAGGCACTGGAGCTGATGGAGCGGGTGCGCGCGCTGCTGCATGACGGCGCGCTGAATTTGACCGGCTATGCGCTGGTGAACCTCAGACTGGAGTTCTCCGACATGCGCTTCGACGAGGATCTGGCCGTCTATCACGGCCTGATGCGCTTCCGCGCGGTGCTGGAACCGGCGGCTTAG
- a CDS encoding phage major tail protein, TP901-1 family: MAAKKGKDLLLKLDEDGLGNFMTVAGLRARRLAFNSETVDVTDADSVGRWRELLAGSGVQRASISGSGIFKDAQSDAAIRARFFAGEIVGWQLSIPDFGTVSGDFQITALEYSGNHDGEVTFEIALESAGPVSFAVTP; the protein is encoded by the coding sequence ATGGCTGCAAAGAAGGGCAAGGACCTGCTCCTCAAGCTCGACGAGGACGGGCTTGGCAATTTCATGACCGTGGCCGGGCTGAGAGCCAGGCGGCTGGCGTTCAACAGCGAGACGGTGGACGTGACCGACGCCGATTCCGTCGGGCGCTGGCGCGAGCTTCTGGCCGGCAGCGGCGTGCAGCGCGCCTCGATCAGCGGTTCGGGCATTTTCAAGGACGCGCAGTCGGACGCGGCGATCCGGGCGCGGTTCTTCGCCGGCGAAATCGTGGGCTGGCAGCTTAGCATTCCCGACTTCGGCACCGTGTCCGGCGATTTTCAGATCACCGCGCTCGAATACTCGGGCAATCACGATGGCGAGGTGACCTTCGAGATTGCGCTGGAATCGGCCGGCCCGGTCAGCTTCGCGGTGACCCCATGA
- a CDS encoding gene transfer agent family protein, translating into MSVNRRRGEVAARLDGREYRLCLTLGALAELEAAFAVADLNALVARLGEGRMAAADIVAIIGAGLRGGGHELSDADVRTMRCEDGAAGFARLAGELLAVTFGASEGAQQADTPNP; encoded by the coding sequence ATGAGCGTGAACCGGCGGCGGGGCGAGGTGGCGGCAAGGCTCGACGGCCGCGAATACAGGCTGTGCCTGACGCTGGGCGCGCTGGCCGAGCTCGAGGCGGCCTTCGCTGTAGCCGACCTGAACGCGCTGGTTGCGCGGCTGGGAGAGGGTCGGATGGCGGCGGCCGACATCGTCGCGATCATTGGCGCGGGCCTGCGCGGCGGCGGTCATGAGTTGAGCGACGCGGACGTGCGCACCATGCGTTGCGAGGACGGTGCTGCGGGGTTTGCAAGGCTTGCCGGAGAGCTGTTGGCGGTGACGTTCGGAGCGTCGGAAGGGGCGCAGCAGGCCGACACGCCAAACCCTTGA
- a CDS encoding rcc01693 family protein, with translation MNAAAGVVRPFPWRQAMEAGFGLLRLSPAHFWSMTPRELAAALAGLGAGLGLGAGQAPGRGDLDKLMQAFPDNRQTFPDNRL, from the coding sequence TTGAACGCCGCAGCGGGCGTCGTTCGCCCGTTTCCCTGGCGGCAAGCCATGGAGGCGGGGTTCGGCCTGTTGCGGCTATCACCGGCGCATTTCTGGTCCATGACGCCGCGCGAACTGGCCGCGGCCTTGGCCGGGCTAGGGGCCGGGCTGGGACTTGGGGCGGGCCAGGCGCCGGGGCGCGGCGACCTCGACAAGCTCATGCAGGCATTTCCCGACAACCGCCAGACTTTTCCCGATAACAGACTGTGA
- a CDS encoding phage tail tape measure protein: MMAEPVEIPITADTEPFETSLKNLEKLSGSFGSQLTGALKSAAVSGKSLDDILRKIGLNLAGMALDRGLQPLQRLGGSLFSSLLGGLGAALPFAKGGVVPFADGGVVSSPTYFPAGGRMGLMGEAGPEAILPLARGADGRLGVATGGGGGSVNVVFNVSTPDAASFRKSEGQVSSMLVRAVSRGARRA; this comes from the coding sequence ATCATGGCTGAACCCGTCGAAATCCCCATCACTGCCGATACGGAACCGTTCGAGACTTCCCTGAAGAATCTCGAAAAACTGTCCGGGAGCTTCGGGTCCCAGCTTACGGGCGCGCTGAAGAGCGCGGCGGTGAGCGGGAAATCACTCGATGACATCCTGCGCAAGATCGGGCTGAACCTGGCGGGCATGGCCCTCGACCGGGGGCTTCAGCCGCTGCAGAGGCTGGGCGGCTCGCTGTTCAGCAGCTTGCTCGGCGGGCTCGGCGCCGCGTTGCCCTTCGCCAAGGGAGGGGTGGTTCCCTTCGCCGACGGGGGCGTGGTTTCGAGCCCCACATATTTTCCGGCCGGCGGGCGGATGGGGTTGATGGGCGAGGCGGGGCCGGAGGCGATCCTGCCGCTGGCGCGCGGCGCCGATGGCCGGCTGGGCGTGGCCACGGGCGGCGGAGGCGGCAGCGTCAATGTCGTGTTCAACGTGTCGACGCCCGACGCCGCCTCCTTCCGCAAATCGGAGGGGCAGGTATCGAGCATGCTGGTGCGCGCGGTCTCGCGCGGCGCCCGCCGGGCGTAG
- a CDS encoding DUF2460 domain-containing protein, translating into MESFHDVLFPLGVSFGATGGPERRNEIVQLTSGREKRNARTALSRRHYDAGTGVRSVDNLYAVIAFFEARRGSLHAFRFRDPFDMKSCAPRNIPSPFDQTIGTGDGSTDRFALVKTYGEGADAYQRPIPKPVGESVLVAVDGTVRQITADYSIASETGEVVFEPHAVPQAGETVQAGFVFDVPARFDTDRLVASVTAFEAGQIPSIPLVEVLR; encoded by the coding sequence ATGGAAAGCTTCCACGACGTGCTGTTTCCGCTCGGCGTCTCCTTCGGGGCCACGGGCGGGCCCGAGCGGCGCAACGAGATCGTTCAACTGACATCTGGCCGTGAAAAGCGGAACGCGCGCACGGCGCTGTCGCGCCGGCACTACGATGCCGGGACGGGCGTGCGCTCCGTCGACAATCTTTATGCGGTCATCGCCTTTTTCGAGGCGCGGCGCGGGTCGCTCCACGCCTTCCGCTTCCGTGACCCTTTCGACATGAAGTCGTGCGCGCCGCGCAACATACCCAGCCCCTTCGACCAGACAATAGGCACGGGCGATGGAAGCACGGACCGGTTTGCGCTGGTGAAGACATATGGCGAGGGCGCCGATGCCTATCAGCGCCCGATCCCGAAGCCGGTGGGCGAAAGCGTGCTGGTCGCGGTCGACGGCACCGTCCGACAGATCACGGCGGACTATTCCATCGCATCCGAAACCGGCGAAGTGGTTTTCGAGCCGCACGCGGTGCCGCAGGCCGGCGAGACGGTGCAGGCCGGCTTTGTCTTCGACGTGCCCGCCCGTTTCGACACGGACCGCCTTGTGGCGAGCGTGACGGCGTTCGAGGCCGGGCAAATCCCATCCATTCCGCTCGTGGAGGTGCTGCGATGA
- a CDS encoding DUF2163 domain-containing protein — MTALNPDLALHLEQDVTTICHCWRLVRRDGTTMGFTDHDRALTCDGTAFAPDTGLTASEARSSLGLGIDTVDVEGALSAFDIDEADIVGGKFDGARVETLLVNWRNPLQFTALRSAVIGKITRSDGRFVAELESPQAALDQINGRTLRRFCDAELGDARCGFDLTTPGFRAEAQLVSVEGNRLHVSGLDGYEQGWFDGGVVTWVAGPEAGRRDRVAAHRAGQQGASLTLWRETAPETVAGTAIVVTAGCDKRFSTCKAKFSNSVNFQGFPHLPGDDAAYGYVTESQVHDGGPLVE; from the coding sequence ATGACGGCGCTGAATCCGGACCTGGCCCTGCATCTGGAACAGGATGTCACGACCATCTGCCATTGCTGGCGGCTGGTCCGCCGCGACGGAACGACGATGGGATTCACCGATCATGACCGGGCGCTGACCTGCGACGGCACCGCGTTCGCGCCCGATACGGGGCTGACGGCCAGCGAAGCGCGCAGCTCTCTTGGGCTCGGCATCGATACCGTCGATGTGGAAGGGGCGCTATCGGCATTCGACATCGACGAGGCCGACATCGTGGGGGGCAAGTTCGACGGGGCGCGGGTGGAGACCCTGCTGGTCAACTGGCGGAATCCGCTCCAGTTCACGGCGCTGCGCAGCGCCGTGATCGGCAAGATCACCCGCAGCGACGGCCGGTTCGTCGCCGAACTAGAAAGCCCGCAGGCCGCGCTCGACCAGATCAACGGGCGCACCTTGCGCCGGTTCTGCGATGCGGAACTGGGCGATGCCCGCTGCGGCTTCGACCTGACGACGCCCGGTTTTCGCGCCGAGGCGCAGCTTGTGTCGGTGGAGGGCAATAGGCTCCATGTGAGCGGGCTCGACGGGTATGAGCAGGGCTGGTTCGACGGGGGCGTGGTCACATGGGTTGCCGGACCGGAGGCCGGCCGGCGCGACCGCGTGGCCGCTCACAGGGCCGGCCAACAGGGCGCGAGCCTCACCCTGTGGCGCGAGACGGCGCCGGAGACAGTGGCGGGAACGGCAATCGTGGTGACCGCCGGTTGCGACAAGCGCTTTTCGACCTGCAAGGCCAAGTTTTCGAACAGCGTGAACTTTCAAGGTTTCCCTCATCTGCCGGGGGACGACGCGGCCTATGGCTACGTGACCGAAAGCCAGGTGCATGACGGCGGGCCGCTGGTCGAATGA
- a CDS encoding NlpC/P60 family protein — protein MKPARGNIAEAVAREAAGWLGTPYRHQASRKGVGCDCLGLVRGVWRALYGEEPEAPGPYSMDWAEAGGSDRLLEAASRHFIPARMPGPGRLILFRWRPHLPAKHAAICIGAERFIHAYEGHGVVESALVPQWRKRIAGVFDFPENPED, from the coding sequence ATGAAGCCGGCGCGAGGGAATATCGCCGAGGCGGTGGCGCGCGAAGCCGCAGGCTGGCTCGGTACGCCTTATAGGCACCAGGCGAGCCGCAAGGGCGTCGGGTGCGATTGCCTGGGGCTCGTGCGCGGCGTCTGGCGGGCGCTGTACGGGGAAGAGCCGGAGGCCCCGGGTCCGTACAGCATGGACTGGGCCGAGGCAGGTGGCAGCGACCGACTGCTCGAGGCGGCGTCGAGGCACTTCATTCCCGCGCGCATGCCGGGGCCGGGGCGGCTGATCCTGTTTCGGTGGCGCCCGCATCTGCCCGCAAAGCACGCCGCGATCTGCATCGGGGCCGAGCGGTTCATCCATGCCTATGAAGGGCACGGCGTCGTGGAAAGCGCGCTGGTGCCGCAATGGCGCAAGCGTATCGCCGGCGTCTTCGATTTCCCGGAAAACCCAGAGGACTAG